A region from the Colwellia sp. PAMC 21821 genome encodes:
- a CDS encoding aminoacyl-histidine dipeptidase, whose protein sequence is MSTLAQLQPQKLWHIFDKICSIPHPSKHEQEISLWIQSGATELGLSVKEDAVGNLIIKKPATAGMENRKGVILQAHMDMVPQKNANTEHDFLTDPIKPYIITEADGDWVTAKGTTLGADNGIGLSSALAVLASNDIAHGPLEVLVTIDEEAGMTGAFGLEAGWLEGDLLINTDSEQEGEVYMGCAGGIDGEATFAITNEEVNDDVESFNLSISGLKGGHSGVDIHTGRANANKLLVRFLLDASNELGLRLTELNGGSLRNAIPREADASFVISRSKVVALKAKLAEYLATVRHALAAIETDIDMLLISPETFDECWTLDTQNIILRALNACPNGVLRMSDDIEGIVETSLNLGVMRSKGNKFVAMTLIRSLHDDGRLDAQTMVQSVFELAGAHIKFSGAYPGWKPDTSSALMQTVRDTYQALFDKVPEIMVIHAGLECGLFKTAYPDWDMVSFGPTIKFPHSPDEKVQIATVEQYWQLLLAVLANIPEKS, encoded by the coding sequence TTGAGCACCTTAGCACAACTACAACCGCAAAAGTTATGGCACATATTTGATAAAATTTGTAGCATTCCACACCCTTCAAAACACGAACAAGAAATATCACTTTGGATACAGTCTGGGGCAACAGAACTGGGGCTAAGTGTTAAAGAAGATGCCGTTGGCAATTTAATTATTAAAAAACCAGCCACTGCCGGCATGGAAAACAGAAAGGGCGTAATACTACAGGCTCATATGGATATGGTACCGCAGAAAAATGCCAATACTGAGCATGACTTTCTTACCGACCCTATCAAACCATATATTATTACCGAAGCTGATGGCGACTGGGTAACGGCTAAAGGCACTACTTTAGGTGCAGATAACGGCATTGGTTTATCTTCTGCGCTAGCGGTATTAGCCAGTAATGATATTGCTCATGGTCCGCTAGAAGTACTGGTTACCATTGACGAAGAAGCTGGCATGACCGGCGCTTTTGGCCTCGAAGCTGGTTGGTTAGAAGGCGATTTACTGATCAATACTGACTCCGAGCAGGAAGGCGAAGTCTACATGGGTTGCGCTGGTGGTATTGATGGTGAAGCGACTTTTGCAATTACCAATGAAGAAGTTAATGATGATGTTGAGTCATTTAACTTATCAATTTCAGGCCTAAAAGGCGGTCACTCTGGTGTAGATATTCATACCGGTCGCGCCAATGCTAATAAATTACTGGTGCGCTTTTTACTCGACGCCAGCAACGAGTTAGGCTTACGTTTAACAGAATTAAATGGCGGCAGTTTACGCAATGCTATACCGCGTGAAGCTGATGCGAGCTTTGTGATCAGTCGCTCAAAGGTTGTCGCTTTAAAAGCCAAACTAGCTGAATATTTAGCGACCGTGCGTCACGCTTTAGCTGCTATCGAAACCGATATCGATATGCTTTTGATTTCGCCTGAAACTTTTGATGAATGCTGGACACTAGACACCCAAAACATCATTTTACGTGCGCTTAACGCCTGTCCTAACGGCGTTTTACGCATGAGTGATGATATTGAAGGCATAGTTGAAACCTCATTAAACTTAGGTGTTATGCGCAGTAAGGGCAATAAGTTTGTCGCTATGACCCTGATTCGTAGCTTGCATGACGATGGGCGCTTAGATGCGCAAACTATGGTGCAATCTGTGTTTGAACTCGCTGGCGCGCATATTAAATTTTCTGGTGCTTATCCGGGCTGGAAACCTGATACTAGCTCAGCTTTAATGCAAACAGTGCGTGACACTTATCAGGCATTATTTGATAAAGTGCCTGAAATCATGGTTATTCATGCGGGTCTTGAATGTGGTTTATTCAAAACCGCTTATCCAGATTGGGATATGGTGTCATTTGGACCAACCATCAAGTTTCCACACTCACCTGATGAAAAGGTGCAAATAGCTACCGTTGAGCAATATTGGCAGTTATTACTCGCTGTATTAGCTAATATTCCAGAAAAGTCTTAA
- a CDS encoding response regulator transcription factor, whose product MIQPEKIIIADDHPLFRQALLGTLKLKLTQTQWLEAQTIAELEQHLRDTPDSDLLLLDLHIPGAHGFNTLIHVRNHFPQIPVVVVSAHEDHETIHKSMGYGASGFIPKSTPVEDIYNAIQQVLLGNIWTPAAYNESAPMQDNNDIAERVASLTQQQYRILMMFAQGMLNKQIAYDLHVSEATIKAHATAIFRKLDVRNRTQAVIVIGQLDLSDMQLQDS is encoded by the coding sequence ATGATTCAGCCAGAAAAAATTATAATAGCTGACGATCACCCATTATTTAGACAAGCATTATTGGGTACATTAAAGTTAAAATTAACCCAAACACAATGGTTAGAAGCACAAACTATCGCTGAGCTAGAACAACACCTTAGAGATACTCCCGACAGCGACCTACTATTGCTCGATTTACATATCCCTGGTGCTCATGGCTTTAATACCCTAATACATGTGCGTAATCATTTTCCTCAAATACCGGTTGTAGTGGTATCGGCTCATGAAGATCACGAAACTATTCATAAATCGATGGGCTACGGCGCTTCAGGCTTTATTCCCAAATCTACGCCCGTTGAAGATATTTATAATGCTATTCAACAAGTATTGTTAGGTAATATTTGGACGCCAGCAGCTTATAATGAATCGGCGCCTATGCAAGACAATAACGACATTGCTGAGCGCGTTGCGAGCTTAACGCAACAGCAATATCGAATTTTAATGATGTTTGCTCAAGGTATGCTAAATAAGCAAATTGCTTATGATTTACATGTATCAGAAGCAACGATTAAAGCACATGCCACCGCTATATTTCGTAAGTTAGATGTGCGCAACCGTACACAAGCGGTTATCGTTATTGGTCAGCTTGATCTTAGCGATATGCAATTACAAGACAGTTAA
- the slmA gene encoding nucleoid occlusion factor SlmA: MPATQKPNRKQQILECLAHMLETSAGQRITTAKLAAEVGVSEAALYRHFPSKARMFEGLIEFIEESIFSRVNLILSDHKEALIRCHHILHVLLIFAERNPGMCRILAGDALMGENERLRARVNQFFEKLESQFKQVLRERKLREGKGFTISELALANILMAYAEGKINQYVRSDFTKKPSSDFNEQWQFLMADK; the protein is encoded by the coding sequence ATGCCGGCGACTCAAAAACCAAATCGCAAACAACAAATTTTAGAATGTCTTGCGCATATGCTAGAAACCAGTGCAGGACAAAGGATCACAACAGCAAAGCTTGCCGCTGAAGTAGGCGTTTCCGAAGCGGCACTTTATCGTCACTTTCCGTCAAAAGCACGGATGTTTGAAGGTTTAATAGAATTTATTGAAGAATCAATTTTTTCTCGTGTAAATCTCATATTAAGCGATCACAAAGAAGCGCTTATTCGTTGCCATCATATTTTGCATGTACTACTCATTTTTGCTGAACGCAATCCTGGTATGTGCCGAATTCTTGCCGGTGATGCTTTAATGGGTGAAAACGAACGTTTACGTGCACGGGTTAATCAATTTTTTGAGAAACTTGAATCACAATTCAAACAAGTTTTACGTGAACGAAAGCTCCGAGAAGGCAAAGGTTTTACTATTTCAGAATTGGCTTTAGCTAATATTTTAATGGCCTACGCTGAAGGTAAAATTAATCAATATGTTCGCTCTGACTTCACTAAGAAACCTAGCAGCGATTTTAATGAGCAATGGCAATTTTTAATGGCCGATAAATAA